The sequence below is a genomic window from Synechococcus sp. PCC 7335.
CCGTTTTTGCTAGCGTTGTCTACCTATTTACCGTACATCTTGCTGCGTGGCTCATTCTAGAGCGTCTTGGTATTGTCATGTCAGAACCTCCAAACTGGGTACAGGTGCTCATAGACGAATAGGATGATCAGACTTTGTGCTGAGACCAGTCCAGGAGCGAGTTACCGATGGCTCAACCACTACCGAGGTAAAAAGCCCCTATTCGTTTGCGTTCTTAGCTTTACAGAAACTGCGCTTATTCCTGGCATTTCAGCTGCTGGGGACAGCCAACAAGATCGACTGGGCGTCGCCGCCGCCGACGCTAACTACTTGCTCGCAGGAACCTCTCTCGTTCCTTTATCGGCTGGAATTTCTCCTGCTGTGATTACCAGGTCTATCTTGTGTGGACAGACTATTGACTGTCAGCTAATTAGCACTGGGCTGCCAAAAGCGCTTAGCGTTCCTCATCTATCGCTACCTCAAACCATTGCCAAACCTATTCAAACAGGGCAGGCGATGACGATTGCCGAAGCGAATATGCTTTTTCGCCTAGGTCGAGATCTAGGCTGCCAGCTAGCTGATCAGCTAGCTAAGCAATGTCAAGCTAGCTACTTGGTTATTGGAGAATGTGTGGTCGGTGGCACGACGACTGCACAGGCCATCCTCACTGGCCTAGGCTATACCGTAATTAACCAGATGAGTAGCAGTTTGCGACTAGGCAATCACTTGAAAAAGCAAACCTTAGTCAAACAGGGACTAGCTAATTGGAAAACCCGTTGGAACCAGCCACAGGAGGCGTCAGCGATAGGGTTAGTCGCAGCTGTAGGCGATCCGATGCAGATTGTGGCAACAGGAATAGCACTATCGGCCAGTCAATCGTGCGGAGTACTTTTGGCAGGTGGCTCACAGATGCTAGCGGTCTATAGTCTGTGTAAGGCACTAGCGCAAGAGAAAAGAATTGTCTGGCAGCCTGAGCAAGTAGTCGTAGGCACGACCCGCTGGGTAATAGAAGATAATAGTGCAGATACAGTGGCGATCGCGCACCAAGTAGGCGCTACCTATCTAGCCAGTGAAATCACCTTTAGTCAATCGCCCTATATGCAGTTGCGAGCTTATGAGCAAGGATTTGTAAAAGAGGGAGTGGGAGCTGGAGGATGCGTGATCGCCGCACACCTTTATGGTCAATGGACGCGATCACAGATTCGTCATGCCGTTGAAGCTCAGCTCCGGCTATCTATCTGAGGGTATCTTGAGGCCTTCAAAGCTAATTAAACGTAGGTAGCCCATTTTGGACTTGGCACTATCTTCTAAGCAGCGCTTATAGAGAGAAGCTTTCAAAAGCGAAGCCTTCTAATAAGAGCGGTAAGCCATAATCTGCTCCTCCAAAGCCGCTATACGGTTGTATGCAGCGGTCAGCTGAGCTGTCAACCGCTGAATTTGGATCTCTGGCGATAGCGTTCTTGTGGTACTTGACGACTCTCCTTCTAAATAAGGATCATCGCTCAATACATCTTTATGCATCATTGCTGGGTTAGGAGAGCGACGCATAGCCGTTGGTGATAGATTAACCGCGTTAGCATCTGACAAAATCTCTCTAGTCGTCGAACGACCGTACCCATTGGTGATGCTAGCATCTACCTTCTCAGTCAACTGCGCTATCAAGCCATGGAGCGAGTCAACTTTGTCACTCAGCTCAATTACCTGCTTTTCTAAAACATCCATAGCCATAAAGACAGTTGTGTTATTGAATTTTTCAATCCTATTAATAAGTGCAGTAACCGGCCCCCGAAATCACTAGATGATTTAACCTTTGCTATAAAAAATTTACAAATCCTCAGAATTCGAAAATTAAATTTCAATCTTTATCCGATGCGAACTGTTAAGTAGTTGTTCCTCAGGACTGTCTTTAACTCAAGTCATAGGGACTTTGGTAGAAGTATGATAGCTCTAGTAGTTGTGAGTACCTGGCATCTATGTACTTTACAGAACTGTTATATAACGTAGGTGTTCAAATCCGAACCTCTACAAAGCGTCAAAATGCCCACTAGGCGATCTATAATTCTCAGCAAGTGTAAAGAAAGTACACGCACGTTTTAGTCCTAGAGGTCCTATGAAATTTTTAGCAAAAGCATTCCGCAGCTTAGGTACTACCCTAATGATGGCTGCTCTGATTATTAGCAGTTGCGCGGTGCTTGCGACGCCAGCTCTTGCCGCTGACCAAACCGTCAAAATGGGTTCAGACGGTGGGTTACTTGTTTTTGAACCAGCAACTGTCACCGTTTCCAAAGGAGATACCGTCACTTGGGAAAATAACAAGATGGCACCCCACAACGTTATCTTTGATCCAAACAACATTCCTGGTGGTAAGGAAGTAGCTGATAAACTGACTAATAAACAGCTGACTTTTGCACCTGGCGAGTCTTACTCTAGTACTTTTGATGTGGAGCCTGGCGAGTACACTTACTACTGTGCGCCTCACCGGGGTGCTGGTATGGTTGGCAAGGTAATTGTTAAATAATCTTTGATCGGCTAACTTTTGAGAACAATTTATTACTAAGAGCTCTGTTAGAGATATCTAATGGAGCTCCTTTGTTTAAGACTCAATGACTTTTCGCCATTGAGTCTTTCGATTATTGAAAGACGTCTATGCTCACTGCTTAGTCAGCAGTTGATACTTACTTTTGATGTTTAGTTCATAAGGTAAGCTTTTGGCTAACTGAGCTTTTGATAAAGCTAGTATCAGGTAGCAACTTTGCTAAAGCGTTCGTTTGTTATGTCCATAGCTGTTGGATGATAGATGTATACTTAGCAAGCTGTGCTACTAGCTATGCATAAGTTTCGTTCGTCCCAACTTTTATTCCAACTAACACGTAGATGTATCTATATAGACACAGTACATAAAACTGGATATGAAACTGGTTATTGGAAATAAGAATTACTCTTCTTGGTCTTTACGGGCGTGGATGCTACTGGCCAAATTTGATCTTCAGTTCGAAGAGATTCAAGAATCTCTCGAACGTGAAAACTCACACGGAACCCTCACAGAACGACTAAAGCAGTACTCGCCTACTGGTCGTGTGCCTGTTTTGATCGACCAGAAAACAACAGTATGGGACTCGCTGGCGATCTGTGAGTATATTTCTGAAAAGTATCTCTCAGGCGAAGGTTGGCCAGCTGATGAATCTCTAAGAGCTGAAGCGAGAGCTGTCTGCGCTGAAATGCATTCTGGGTTTATGGGTCTGCGTAGCGAGCTACCGATGAACTGTAGAGCGAGCCGACGGATTAATCCTTCAGCTACAGCTTATCAAGACATCGCTAGAATCGATGCTATTTGGTCAGGCTGTATGGCTCGAAATCCTGACACTTGGCTATTTGAAAGATTCTCTATAGCCGATTGCTTTTATGCGCCCGTAGTCATGCGCTTCAAGACCTACAGCATTGTTCTATCAGAATTAGCCACACGATATCAGAACTTCTTTTTGGAAGATTTCACGCTAAAGAAGTGGGTTGATGCAGGTAAAGTGGAAACTGAAGTACTTCTAGAAGAGGAAGTTGGAGAGCCTTGCTGATACACAAATAAGTACGCAAGAGTGCCATCGCCTCTAGACCATTTCAGATTGCTTAGCTGCAGGTTGAGGCTGGGGTTGGAATTGGAAGAGTGTATACACAACGTTGCGGCGGATACCTGTCATCATTTCTAAGAAAACTTCGTAGCCTTCGCTCTTGTATTCAATCAAGGGATCTTTTTGACCATAACCACGCAGGCCAACGGTCTCCCGTAGGGCGTCCATCTGCTGCAAATGCTCACGCCAGAGTGTATCGATCTGCTGAAGAATAAAGAATCGCTCGGCTTCCCTCATCAGACCAGGCTTGATCATATCAACCTGAGCTTCTTTGAGGTCATAGGCGATGCGAACCTGCTCCGCTAAGAAAGTTTTCATCTCGCCCATGGATAGATTCTCTAGCTGGTCTGGGGTCAAATCAGAGAGCAGGTAGACAAACTCTTGTACTTTGCTAACAACGCTAGCTAAATCCCATTCTTCTGAAGGAAGTTCTGGATTAACGTAGGCTTCGACGATGTCGTCCATGGTCTGCACGGCATAGCCTAAGACAAGTTCTTTAAGCGCTTGACCCTCCAATACGCGATGGCGCTCAGCGTAGATAGCACGGCGCTGATTGTTCATCACCTCATCGTATTCGAAGACCTGCTTACGGATGTCATAGTAGTAGGTTTCAACTTTCTTCTGGGCGCCTTCTAGTGAACGAGTAAGCATCCCGGATTCAATTGGCATGTCTTCTTCTACGCGGAAAGCATTCATTAGGCCTGCAACGCGATCGCCTCCAAAAATCCGCAGTAAATTATCTTCTAGACTCAAGAAGAACTTAGTCGAACCAGGATCGCCTTGACGACCTGCGCGGCCTCTAAGCTGGTTATCCACCCGCCTAGATTCATGGCGCTCCGTGCCAATCACATGTAGACCACCTAACTGAATTACCTCGTCATGCGCAGCTGAGGTGATTGCTTCGTAAGCTTCTAGAACCTGGTTATGAACATCGCGTAGCTTCTGGATCACGGGTTCGTCAGAAGGTGCTTTCTCTGCGGCTACCGCGATCTTATCTTCTGCGGCTAGTTCCGATAGGCTTTGCGCCCCGTATGTCTTGACTGCAAAATCGACGGCTTCTTTTAGGTTGTTCTTGATCTCAGGTGAGAGATCGGTTGGAAAGATCTGCGGAGCAACTTTCCAGGTTTTGACCTTCTTCTTATCGGCAAATCCAGCTTTCTGACGACTGTTCTTAGCCGCAGATACCTGCGCCACACCAAACTTATCGTCGTCTTCATGCTTAACTAGCCTTGGCATAAAGTACTCGCGTACTTTTAGCCGCGCCATATAGTCGGCGTTACCTCCTAGGATAATATCCGTACCGCGCCCTGCCATGTTGGTTGCGATCGTGACTGAGCCACTGCGACCTGCTTGGGCCACAATCTCTGACTCGCGTTCTACATTTTCTGGCTTGGCATTGAGGAGGTTATGAGGAACTTTGAGATCACTGAGTAGTGCAGAGAGGACCTCGGATTTTTCGACGCTAGTCGTACCCACAAGGACAGGCCGACCCGTTTCATGCATCTCAGCGCATTCTTGGGCGATCGCATTCCACTTCGCATTTTCAGTCTTATAAACCACATCGGGCAGATCACGGCGTTGGGAAGGGCGATTCGTAGGAATGATCGTAACTTCTAGCTTATAGATCTTTTCAAACTCAGCTTCCTCTGTCTTTGCAGTTCCAGTCATTCCAGAAAGCTTTGGGTACAGCAAAAAGAAATTCTGATAGGTGATAGACGCAAGTGTCTGAGTCTCAGGCTGGATCTCGACGTGTTCTTTGGCCTCAATTGCCTGATGCAAGCCGTCACTCCAGCGACGACCAGCCATCACACGGCCAGTAAATTCGTCGACAATCACAATTTCGCCGTTGCGCACGATGTAATTGACATCCTTGGTAAATAGCTCTTTCGC
It includes:
- the cobT gene encoding nicotinate mononucleotide-dependent phosphoribosyltransferase CobT, whose product is MIRLCAETSPGASYRWLNHYRGKKPLFVCVLSFTETALIPGISAAGDSQQDRLGVAAADANYLLAGTSLVPLSAGISPAVITRSILCGQTIDCQLISTGLPKALSVPHLSLPQTIAKPIQTGQAMTIAEANMLFRLGRDLGCQLADQLAKQCQASYLVIGECVVGGTTTAQAILTGLGYTVINQMSSSLRLGNHLKKQTLVKQGLANWKTRWNQPQEASAIGLVAAVGDPMQIVATGIALSASQSCGVLLAGGSQMLAVYSLCKALAQEKRIVWQPEQVVVGTTRWVIEDNSADTVAIAHQVGATYLASEITFSQSPYMQLRAYEQGFVKEGVGAGGCVIAAHLYGQWTRSQIRHAVEAQLRLSI
- the petE gene encoding plastocyanin, whose amino-acid sequence is MKFLAKAFRSLGTTLMMAALIISSCAVLATPALAADQTVKMGSDGGLLVFEPATVTVSKGDTVTWENNKMAPHNVIFDPNNIPGGKEVADKLTNKQLTFAPGESYSSTFDVEPGEYTYYCAPHRGAGMVGKVIVK
- the secA gene encoding preprotein translocase subunit SecA; the encoded protein is MLKRLLGDPNTRKLKRYQPDIKEVNLLEEEVQALSDNELAGKTAEFRQRLENGEEIDDILTEAFAVVREAAKRVLGMRHYDVQLLGGMVLHDGQIAEMKTGEGKTLVSTLPAYLNAISGKGVHIVTVNDYLARRDAEWMGQVHRFLGLSVGLIQQGMSPKERKKNYACDITYGTNSEFGFDYLRDNMATQMTDVVQRPFNFCVIDEVDSILIDEARTPLIISGQVERPGEKYTKAAEVAAQLEGDEVDYEVDEKARNVLLTDEGFEKAESLLNVTDLFDPKDPWAHYIFNAIKAKELFTKDVNYIVRNGEIVIVDEFTGRVMAGRRWSDGLHQAIEAKEHVEIQPETQTLASITYQNFFLLYPKLSGMTGTAKTEEAEFEKIYKLEVTIIPTNRPSQRRDLPDVVYKTENAKWNAIAQECAEMHETGRPVLVGTTSVEKSEVLSALLSDLKVPHNLLNAKPENVERESEIVAQAGRSGSVTIATNMAGRGTDIILGGNADYMARLKVREYFMPRLVKHEDDDKFGVAQVSAAKNSRQKAGFADKKKVKTWKVAPQIFPTDLSPEIKNNLKEAVDFAVKTYGAQSLSELAAEDKIAVAAEKAPSDEPVIQKLRDVHNQVLEAYEAITSAAHDEVIQLGGLHVIGTERHESRRVDNQLRGRAGRQGDPGSTKFFLSLEDNLLRIFGGDRVAGLMNAFRVEEDMPIESGMLTRSLEGAQKKVETYYYDIRKQVFEYDEVMNNQRRAIYAERHRVLEGQALKELVLGYAVQTMDDIVEAYVNPELPSEEWDLASVVSKVQEFVYLLSDLTPDQLENLSMGEMKTFLAEQVRIAYDLKEAQVDMIKPGLMREAERFFILQQIDTLWREHLQQMDALRETVGLRGYGQKDPLIEYKSEGYEVFLEMMTGIRRNVVYTLFQFQPQPQPAAKQSEMV
- a CDS encoding glutathione S-transferase family protein encodes the protein MKLVIGNKNYSSWSLRAWMLLAKFDLQFEEIQESLERENSHGTLTERLKQYSPTGRVPVLIDQKTTVWDSLAICEYISEKYLSGEGWPADESLRAEARAVCAEMHSGFMGLRSELPMNCRASRRINPSATAYQDIARIDAIWSGCMARNPDTWLFERFSIADCFYAPVVMRFKTYSIVLSELATRYQNFFLEDFTLKKWVDAGKVETEVLLEEEVGEPC